Proteins encoded within one genomic window of Flavobacterium sp. NG2:
- the truB gene encoding tRNA pseudouridine(55) synthase TruB, which produces MTVEDYLSGQIILIDKPLKWSSFQAVNKLKYALINKVGLPKKFKIGHAGTLDPLATGLLIICTGKFTKRITEIQGQAKEYTGTFHIGATTPSYDLETEIDQTYPTSHIDEALIHETIKQFLGEIDQKPPIFSAIKKDGVRLYEHARAGESIEIASRKTTIHEFEITRIELPEVDFRVVCSKGTYIRSLAYDFGKAMHSGSHLTALRRTKIGDYDVTNAIDVTLFEQSLKL; this is translated from the coding sequence ATGACTGTAGAAGACTACTTAAGCGGACAAATAATTCTAATTGACAAGCCCCTAAAATGGAGTTCGTTTCAAGCAGTGAATAAATTAAAATATGCCCTTATTAATAAAGTAGGCCTTCCTAAGAAATTTAAAATTGGACATGCCGGAACCTTAGACCCTTTGGCCACAGGATTACTCATCATATGTACTGGGAAATTCACCAAAAGAATCACCGAAATTCAAGGTCAAGCCAAAGAATATACTGGAACTTTTCATATCGGAGCCACCACTCCTTCCTACGATTTGGAAACCGAAATTGATCAAACCTACCCGACCTCACATATTGACGAAGCACTTATTCACGAAACAATAAAGCAATTTTTGGGCGAAATTGACCAAAAACCGCCTATTTTTTCCGCTATAAAAAAAGATGGAGTGCGCCTATACGAACATGCACGTGCAGGAGAATCTATTGAAATCGCTTCTAGAAAAACAACGATTCACGAATTTGAAATCACCCGAATCGAATTACCTGAAGTAGATTTTAGAGTAGTTTGCAGCAAGGGAACCTATATTCGCTCCTTAGCTTATGATTTTGGGAAAGCAATGCACTCTGGCTCCCATTTGACAGCGCTACGCCGAACTAAAATAGGAGATTACGATGTGACTAATGCCATTGATGTTACTTTATTTGAACAAAGTCTGAAGCTGTAA
- a CDS encoding NACHT domain-containing protein, which yields MEITSFVKGIISGQLTKLFTNITKDFTEEIKHTISNNILEYQVEEYNRNSISKTLLHRVEPKRLKEFYQPLFIRKCGKTKRNGIINEHRLYSGIRNESRIATNSIAKLFEKNQFVTLIGNAGSGKSTIVKYLFLNSIDSDYKIPIKVELRYLNDHNGSLIDFIKEKIFKLNRLSSGDNIIERLMKSGDFVFFLDGYDEITSTKKEKLTKEIDDLVKLYNKNNYLLTSRPYTEIDLLPLFHNFEVCELSDEDINQFIAKQIPSQEKELQEKIIEAINSPENSAYKTFLSNPLLLSMFILTFQSYSSIPQKRSAFYSQVFDALFSVHDSMSKLAFVREKQSGLSKEQIIEVLELFSFISYFEQKFIFTNHYLNEKLDLIKDKKKSIDFINHKLINSSC from the coding sequence ATGGAAATAACATCATTTGTTAAAGGAATTATAAGCGGACAATTAACAAAATTGTTTACAAATATTACCAAAGATTTTACTGAAGAAATAAAACATACTATTTCTAACAATATTTTAGAATATCAAGTCGAAGAATATAACAGAAATTCAATTTCTAAAACGTTACTTCACAGAGTAGAACCGAAACGATTAAAAGAATTTTATCAACCTTTATTTATACGTAAATGTGGTAAAACCAAAAGAAATGGAATTATTAATGAACATCGTTTATATTCTGGCATAAGAAATGAATCAAGAATAGCAACAAATTCGATCGCAAAGCTTTTTGAAAAAAATCAATTCGTAACTTTAATAGGAAATGCAGGAAGCGGAAAGAGTACAATTGTAAAATATCTATTTTTAAATTCAATCGATTCAGATTATAAAATTCCAATCAAAGTAGAATTAAGATATTTAAACGATCATAATGGTTCATTAATTGACTTTATTAAGGAAAAGATATTTAAACTAAATAGATTATCGTCTGGTGATAATATAATTGAGAGGTTAATGAAATCAGGTGATTTTGTATTCTTTTTAGATGGATATGATGAGATAACATCTACTAAAAAAGAAAAACTCACAAAGGAAATTGATGACTTGGTTAAACTTTATAACAAAAATAATTACTTACTTACATCTAGACCATATACAGAGATAGATTTACTTCCCTTATTTCACAATTTTGAAGTTTGTGAATTATCAGATGAGGATATTAATCAATTTATAGCTAAACAAATTCCATCTCAAGAAAAAGAACTGCAAGAGAAAATTATTGAGGCAATAAATAGTCCAGAAAATAGCGCGTATAAAACTTTTCTAAGCAATCCTTTATTGCTTTCGATGTTTATATTAACGTTTCAATCTTATTCCAGTATTCCTCAAAAAAGAAGTGCTTTTTATAGTCAAGTTTTTGACGCATTGTTCTCGGTTCATGATAGTATGTCCAAACTTGCTTTTGTCCGAGAGAAACAAAGTGGTTTATCAAAAGAACAAATTATTGAGGTTCTTGAACTATTCTCTTTCATATCTTATTTTGAACAAAAATTTATCTTTACTAATCATTATTTAAATGAGAAATTAGATCTTATTAAAGATAAAAAGAAATCAATTGATTTTATAAATCATAAATTAATTAATTCAAGTTGCTAG
- a CDS encoding cell division protein FtsX — protein sequence MSSSFDKFQKRRLISSYFSVVLSIFLVLFLLGILGLFIINSQKLANDFKEKIAMTVFFKNEANEDDLKRFGEELKKEAFAKSSVYVSKEQAAKQHTDIIGEDFLTFLGENPLQNSYDIHLKASYVEKDSISKIESKFRENQMISDIVYDKQLVNLVNDNIKKVSMWILIISGFLTFIAVLLINSSLRLSIYSNRFIIKTMQMVGATKSFIRKPFVMRSIKLGILGAVLAILALIGVLAYVETNFPDLQILDNKLMIAAVLIGVFGLGVLITWISTHFATQRFLNLRTDDLY from the coding sequence ATGAGTTCTTCATTTGATAAGTTTCAAAAACGCAGATTAATTTCTTCTTATTTTTCGGTTGTCCTAAGCATCTTCTTGGTTTTGTTTCTTCTGGGAATACTAGGACTTTTCATCATTAATTCTCAAAAATTAGCCAACGATTTTAAGGAAAAAATTGCTATGACAGTTTTCTTCAAAAATGAAGCTAACGAAGATGATTTAAAACGTTTTGGTGAAGAACTAAAAAAAGAGGCTTTCGCAAAGTCTTCTGTTTATGTAAGTAAAGAACAAGCAGCAAAACAACATACGGACATCATTGGAGAAGACTTTTTGACTTTTCTCGGTGAAAATCCATTGCAAAACTCTTATGACATTCACTTAAAAGCTAGTTATGTTGAGAAAGATAGTATATCGAAAATTGAAAGTAAGTTTCGCGAAAACCAAATGATTTCGGATATCGTTTATGACAAACAATTAGTCAACTTAGTTAACGACAACATCAAAAAAGTGAGTATGTGGATTTTAATCATCAGCGGCTTTTTGACTTTTATTGCCGTTTTGTTAATCAACAGTTCATTGCGTTTATCAATATATTCTAACCGTTTCATCATCAAAACCATGCAAATGGTGGGTGCCACTAAATCTTTTATTCGCAAACCATTTGTAATGCGTAGTATCAAACTAGGGATTCTGGGGGCGGTTTTAGCTATTTTGGCATTAATTGGTGTTTTAGCTTATGTAGAAACGAATTTTCCAGACTTACAAATTTTAGACAACAAACTTATGATTGCAGCTGTGTTAATTGGTGTTTTTGGTCTTGGTGTTTTAATCACTTGGATTAGTACTCATTTTGCCACGCAACGTTTCTTGAATTTAAGAACAGACGATTTATATTAG
- a CDS encoding sulfite exporter TauE/SafE family protein, translating into MDYTSILLLFLLALVAFLYSSVGHGGASGYLAIMAIAGVAPHMMKQSALIMNLAVSLFSFIGFYKAGYFRIKLFLPFMIASIPMAFWGGTMSLPDSIYKKILAVCIFISIIRLLYQFEDKDKPNREIPLWAGLLSGGSIGLLSGLLGIGGGIILSPLMLLMRWSKLKETAAVSALFIFVNSVSGLYGQVQKEGLFIPKELQVAVLATIIGGLLGSYFGSQKFNNKTLKYLLAVGLTIASLKLLFT; encoded by the coding sequence ATGGACTATACTTCTATTCTGTTGTTATTCTTATTAGCATTGGTTGCTTTCTTATATTCATCTGTAGGTCACGGAGGTGCCAGTGGATACCTAGCCATTATGGCTATTGCAGGTGTTGCTCCTCATATGATGAAACAATCAGCATTAATCATGAACTTAGCTGTATCCTTATTTTCTTTTATTGGTTTTTATAAGGCGGGATATTTTAGAATAAAACTGTTTCTCCCCTTTATGATAGCAAGTATACCAATGGCTTTTTGGGGCGGCACGATGAGCTTACCTGATTCAATCTATAAAAAAATATTAGCTGTATGCATTTTTATATCCATCATTAGATTGTTGTATCAATTTGAAGACAAAGACAAACCTAATCGTGAAATTCCTCTATGGGCAGGACTACTTTCGGGCGGAAGTATCGGTTTACTTTCAGGACTTTTGGGCATTGGAGGTGGGATAATCCTCAGCCCCTTAATGCTTTTGATGCGTTGGTCAAAATTAAAAGAAACGGCTGCCGTGTCAGCACTATTTATTTTTGTTAATTCGGTTTCAGGTCTTTATGGTCAGGTTCAAAAAGAAGGTCTTTTTATTCCAAAAGAATTACAAGTCGCTGTTCTAGCTACCATCATAGGAGGTTTATTAGGCTCTTATTTTGGAAGTCAAAAATTTAACAACAAAACACTAAAATACCTTTTAGCAGTCGGACTAACAATTGCGAGTTTAAAACTACTATTTACTTAA
- a CDS encoding IS982 family transposase has protein sequence MLCKDKIISIFCLIDDILQGIQHVEDVRRQVSDSEIILTAIVSSTSFYGNHCSAIKFMKQYGFIPNMLDKSRFNRRLHKVGKLLYELFEIVSSYFKDFCCEMHYIIDSFPVSVCNNMRITNCKIVSGNKWRGYTASMRSYFYGVKVQLLTTKDGIPIAFHFTPGKTGDAKALGKMIDKLHVEASLYGDSAYTDYGLEDIALNKKCILLKIQRKSNAKRIDTLEQKNEKLKMRKRVETTISDIKKMFPRTIHAVTLEGFLIKLTLFVFGLQLNKAIN, from the coding sequence ATGCTTTGTAAAGACAAAATTATATCAATTTTTTGTTTAATAGATGATATTTTACAAGGAATTCAACATGTTGAAGATGTAAGAAGACAAGTTAGTGATAGCGAAATTATCTTGACTGCAATAGTTTCTTCAACGAGTTTTTATGGTAATCATTGCTCTGCTATAAAATTTATGAAACAATATGGATTCATCCCTAATATGCTTGATAAGAGTAGATTCAATAGACGTTTACATAAAGTTGGAAAACTTTTATACGAGTTATTTGAGATAGTAAGTTCTTATTTTAAAGATTTCTGTTGTGAAATGCATTATATCATTGATTCTTTTCCTGTTTCAGTTTGCAACAATATGAGGATTACAAATTGTAAGATTGTTTCAGGTAATAAATGGAGAGGCTATACTGCCAGTATGCGAAGTTATTTTTATGGAGTAAAAGTACAATTACTCACCACAAAGGATGGGATTCCAATAGCTTTTCATTTCACGCCAGGAAAAACTGGCGATGCAAAAGCTTTAGGGAAAATGATTGATAAATTACATGTAGAAGCTTCATTATATGGTGATAGTGCCTATACAGATTACGGACTAGAAGACATTGCATTAAATAAAAAATGCATCTTATTAAAAATTCAACGTAAGTCAAATGCTAAAAGAATTGATACGCTAGAACAAAAAAACGAAAAACTCAAGATGAGGAAAAGAGTAGAAACAACAATAAGTGATATAAAGAAAATGTTTCCAAGAACAATTCATGCTGTTACATTAGAAGGTTTTTTAATAAAACTAACACTATTTGTCTTTGGACTACAATTAAATAAGGCTATTAACTAG
- a CDS encoding undecaprenyl-diphosphate phosphatase, with translation MNTLQAIILAIIEGITEFLPVSSTGHMIIASSFFGIAQEDFTKLFTIVIQLGAILSVVILYFKRFFQTFDFYYKLLVAFIPAVVLGLLLSDKIDELLENPITVAVSLLVGGIILLKVDDWYNKSEETEITYLKALKIGLFQCLAMVPGVSRSGASIVGGMSQKLSRTTAAEFSFFLAVPTMFGATVKKCYDYYKDGFVLNQEQINILIIGNVIAFIVAMLAIKSFIDFLSKKGFKIFGYYRIAVGIILLVIHYFIHPLTII, from the coding sequence ATGAACACACTTCAAGCCATTATCCTTGCTATTATAGAAGGAATTACTGAGTTCTTACCCGTATCTTCAACTGGACATATGATTATCGCATCTTCCTTTTTTGGAATTGCTCAAGAAGATTTTACCAAACTTTTTACTATTGTCATTCAGCTAGGAGCGATTCTTTCAGTGGTGATTCTATATTTCAAGCGTTTTTTTCAAACCTTTGATTTTTATTATAAATTATTAGTTGCCTTTATTCCGGCAGTTGTTTTAGGATTATTACTGAGTGATAAGATTGATGAGTTACTTGAAAACCCTATAACGGTAGCAGTTTCTCTTTTGGTAGGAGGTATAATTCTTTTAAAAGTTGATGATTGGTACAACAAGTCCGAAGAAACTGAAATCACTTATTTAAAAGCCTTAAAAATTGGATTATTTCAATGTCTTGCCATGGTCCCAGGAGTTTCCCGCTCGGGTGCGAGTATCGTAGGCGGAATGTCTCAAAAATTATCTAGAACTACAGCTGCTGAATTTTCTTTTTTCCTTGCTGTTCCTACGATGTTTGGCGCTACAGTAAAAAAATGTTACGACTATTACAAAGACGGTTTCGTATTAAACCAGGAGCAAATTAACATCTTAATTATTGGAAATGTAATTGCTTTTATTGTAGCCATGTTGGCCATCAAAAGTTTTATTGATTTCTTAAGTAAAAAAGGATTCAAAATCTTTGGTTACTACCGTATTGCCGTTGGAATCATACTCTTAGTAATTCATTATTTTATTCATCCTTTGACCATCATCTAA
- a CDS encoding patatin-like phospholipase family protein gives MNLDKKSIGLVLSGGGAKGIAHAGAIKFLEEKNIIPERIAGTSAGSIVGALYSFGKTPAEILSFFQSIYIFHWRHLTFKKAGLIDSESFYADFYSIFQDATLGDLKIPLQVTATNMVRGRLKIFKPSTKIVDALIASAAFPGIISPYEINGETYSDGGILNHFPSDVLYGQCENIIGIYVSPIQKIKAADLNSIRAVTTRAFDIFSANSDIQKFTVCDWVIKPEELCIYSTFETNKDRMEAIFNIGYEAAKNSFEELSKKKLSVK, from the coding sequence ATGAATTTAGATAAAAAGTCAATTGGCCTTGTACTTTCCGGCGGAGGAGCCAAAGGAATTGCTCATGCAGGTGCCATCAAATTTTTGGAAGAAAAAAATATCATCCCAGAGCGAATAGCTGGCACAAGTGCTGGGTCCATCGTAGGTGCTTTATACTCTTTTGGAAAAACACCTGCAGAGATTTTATCTTTTTTTCAATCTATTTATATCTTTCACTGGAGACATCTTACCTTCAAAAAAGCAGGCTTGATTGATTCGGAATCTTTCTACGCCGACTTTTACTCTATTTTTCAAGATGCCACTCTTGGTGATTTGAAAATCCCTTTACAAGTCACCGCAACCAATATGGTTAGAGGAAGGTTAAAAATCTTCAAACCTTCTACAAAAATTGTCGATGCGCTTATCGCCTCGGCCGCTTTTCCTGGAATCATCTCTCCTTACGAAATCAATGGAGAAACCTATAGCGATGGCGGTATTTTAAACCATTTCCCATCGGATGTTTTGTATGGTCAATGTGAAAATATTATTGGTATTTATGTGAGTCCGATTCAAAAGATTAAAGCAGCCGACCTAAATTCTATTCGAGCAGTAACAACAAGGGCTTTCGATATCTTTTCTGCTAATTCGGACATCCAAAAATTTACCGTTTGCGATTGGGTTATAAAACCCGAAGAATTATGTATTTACAGCACTTTTGAGACCAATAAAGACCGAATGGAAGCGATATTCAATATTGGCTACGAAGCGGCCAAAAACTCATTTGAAGAGCTGTCTAAAAAGAAACTTTCAGTGAAGTAA
- a CDS encoding DUF3098 domain-containing protein gives MKDNKQEFLFDKVNYKILLIGIGVIALGFILMSGGGSDDPNVFNEDVFNFRRIRLAPTTVLIGFGITIYSILKSPKK, from the coding sequence ATGAAAGACAATAAACAAGAATTCTTATTTGATAAAGTAAACTACAAAATTCTTTTGATAGGAATTGGAGTAATTGCCCTAGGTTTTATCCTAATGTCAGGCGGAGGAAGTGATGACCCAAATGTGTTTAACGAAGATGTTTTTAACTTCCGAAGAATCAGATTAGCACCTACAACTGTTCTAATTGGATTTGGAATTACCATTTATTCGATCCTTAAAAGCCCTAAAAAATAG
- a CDS encoding thioredoxin family protein: MKTIIAKALFNSHSYLEYRKLVSDLLTEQKSTGLEQTEALTQYSKLNDTRMSRLDKTIKIIPECSVHLETLKKEYIWVVLSEGWCGDAAQIVPILHKMALVSNGKIDLKIVLRDENDALMNLFLTNNTRSIPKLIIIDKETTSVLGDWGPRPEGALDLIKEYKKKYGEINEEAKTELQLWYLHDKGVSVQKEITAMMASFDHL; the protein is encoded by the coding sequence ATGAAAACAATAATTGCAAAAGCCTTATTTAATAGTCATTCCTATTTAGAATACCGAAAATTAGTCTCTGATTTATTGACTGAACAAAAATCTACAGGTTTAGAACAAACTGAAGCTTTGACTCAGTATAGTAAATTGAACGATACACGGATGAGTCGATTAGATAAAACAATAAAAATAATCCCTGAATGTAGTGTTCATTTAGAGACTTTGAAAAAAGAATATATTTGGGTGGTACTTTCGGAAGGATGGTGCGGCGATGCTGCTCAAATAGTGCCTATCTTACATAAGATGGCGCTGGTCTCAAATGGGAAAATTGATCTTAAAATTGTTCTTCGTGATGAAAATGATGCTCTGATGAATTTGTTCTTGACCAATAATACTAGGTCGATTCCTAAATTGATTATTATTGATAAAGAAACCACTTCCGTGCTTGGGGATTGGGGACCTCGTCCAGAAGGTGCTTTGGATTTAATTAAGGAGTATAAAAAGAAATATGGTGAGATTAATGAGGAAGCAAAAACAGAACTACAATTGTGGTATTTGCATGACAAAGGTGTATCGGTTCAAAAAGAAATTACAGCTATGATGGCAAGTTTTGATCATTTGTAA